From the genome of Vibrio porteresiae DSM 19223, one region includes:
- the flaG gene encoding flagellar protein FlaG: protein MEVPSYASNIQPYGSQNGIKLASENDSVKSVSNSKEDRPTVTRSVDRVSEQVKESRQRAVDATNEMVRKRDQLNEEQRAKVVEQMNDFVNSINKGLSFRLDQESGREVVTIYEASTGDVIRQIPEEEMLEVLRRLAKEQDHRSGLFNAKV, encoded by the coding sequence ATGGAAGTACCATCCTACGCATCGAACATCCAGCCTTACGGCTCACAAAATGGCATTAAACTTGCTTCTGAAAACGACAGCGTGAAAAGCGTTTCGAATTCGAAGGAAGATAGACCAACTGTCACTCGATCTGTGGATCGTGTCTCTGAGCAGGTAAAAGAGAGCCGACAGCGTGCTGTAGACGCGACCAATGAGATGGTCCGTAAACGGGATCAGCTTAATGAAGAGCAGCGCGCTAAGGTGGTAGAGCAGATGAATGATTTCGTAAACTCTATCAACAAAGGACTCTCGTTTAGATTAGATCAAGAGTCGGGACGGGAAGTTGTGACGATTTATGAAGCCTCTACGGGCGACGTCATTCGTCAAATTCCGGAAGAAGAAATGCTTGAAGTTTTACGCCGCTTAGCGAAAGAGCAGGACCATAGGTCCGGCTTATTTAACGCGAAAGTGTAA
- the fliD gene encoding flagellar filament capping protein FliD — protein sequence MSVGPLGMNSGMDINSMVKKIVESERTPKQQRIDSDRTKVSASISAYGRLRESLDTMKNLMVNFRQNEVFAARKVETSDDKAVSATATTDAIAGKYSVDVLQLAQSHKLASNPFDDHQRFGPGKLHISLGNRSFDVDVSSYSNLTDVVRGINGSDSNPGVRAAIIKDSDGPRLILASNQTGEEQRIGVSVEAPAGDALKNLEFKTLEDRVKDLEKARAAAQQIINPLTPEQQKIAAKVAEKIENAARIVDKDVADQIEKAAQTAQSADSNLADPIKTAQGDGQTDSAVKAAANAGSNVNQYVRPQDRIPGWTETASGTLLDSYEDPQPELDDKAQAKSKDVPGWSNTASGSLYDSYVTPEEAKTKLKNILKQEQQQIEDAVKSGKITPEQAKEQERAKLSPEERAYLESVEKTQAALKAAQDSFDHYNGMTQVQAAQDSEVILDGVAKLSSKNNIIEDAIEGVDLTLKAKTDPKQKPADIDVEYDRNTVRDYIEKFVNSYNQFYQVSQALGGVDPTTGQAGPLAGDSITRSADARLKAVFSQPVSDASSDMNSLTSLGITTTRQGNLEINDDLLNRQLNNNFDKLGEFFGGRDGFAKRIEDAIQSMTGVTGAIRTRERSLSEQTRRLQEDQTTLDRRMGDLEKRTQSKFEAMQDATSKMHSQLAGMMNALGQ from the coding sequence ATGAGTGTCGGCCCTCTGGGTATGAATTCTGGCATGGATATTAATTCCATGGTGAAAAAGATTGTGGAATCGGAGCGTACGCCTAAACAGCAACGCATCGATAGCGATCGTACCAAGGTCAGTGCCAGTATCAGTGCTTATGGTCGCCTCAGAGAGTCGTTAGATACGATGAAAAATCTGATGGTCAACTTTAGGCAAAACGAAGTGTTTGCCGCACGTAAAGTTGAAACATCCGATGACAAAGCCGTATCTGCGACGGCAACCACCGATGCCATCGCTGGCAAGTACTCAGTCGATGTGTTGCAGCTTGCCCAAAGCCATAAGTTGGCGTCAAATCCCTTTGACGACCATCAGCGGTTTGGTCCGGGCAAGCTGCATATTTCATTAGGGAATCGATCGTTTGATGTCGATGTCTCCTCATACTCAAATTTGACGGACGTAGTACGGGGAATTAATGGTAGCGATTCGAACCCTGGGGTTCGTGCTGCCATTATTAAAGACTCTGATGGTCCGCGCTTAATCCTTGCGTCTAACCAGACGGGTGAAGAGCAGCGTATTGGTGTTTCGGTCGAGGCTCCTGCAGGGGATGCCCTCAAAAATCTCGAGTTCAAAACTTTAGAAGATCGAGTTAAAGATCTTGAAAAAGCTCGGGCAGCAGCCCAACAAATTATTAATCCACTGACACCTGAGCAGCAAAAAATTGCCGCTAAGGTGGCAGAGAAGATCGAAAATGCTGCACGCATTGTCGATAAAGATGTCGCAGACCAAATTGAAAAGGCCGCGCAAACCGCCCAGTCTGCAGATAGCAACTTAGCTGACCCAATCAAAACCGCTCAAGGCGATGGTCAAACGGATTCCGCGGTAAAAGCTGCGGCTAATGCTGGTAGCAATGTGAATCAGTATGTTCGTCCTCAAGATCGTATTCCTGGCTGGACGGAAACCGCGTCTGGCACTTTGCTCGATTCTTATGAAGATCCTCAACCAGAGCTTGATGACAAAGCGCAAGCAAAGTCTAAAGATGTTCCCGGCTGGTCTAATACCGCATCCGGTTCTCTGTATGACTCTTATGTCACACCTGAAGAGGCAAAAACTAAGCTTAAAAATATCCTTAAGCAGGAACAGCAACAGATAGAGGATGCGGTAAAGAGCGGCAAAATCACGCCGGAGCAGGCAAAAGAGCAAGAGCGTGCCAAATTGAGTCCAGAAGAAAGGGCTTATTTGGAAAGTGTTGAAAAAACCCAAGCGGCATTAAAAGCAGCACAAGACTCTTTTGATCACTATAACGGCATGACTCAAGTTCAGGCTGCGCAAGATTCCGAAGTGATTTTGGATGGCGTGGCGAAATTGAGTAGCAAAAACAACATCATTGAAGATGCGATTGAAGGGGTGGATTTGACCTTAAAGGCCAAAACTGACCCTAAGCAAAAACCAGCGGACATTGACGTTGAGTACGACCGCAATACGGTACGAGATTACATTGAAAAATTCGTCAATTCCTACAACCAGTTTTATCAAGTTAGCCAAGCGTTAGGCGGTGTTGATCCCACTACGGGACAAGCTGGACCATTGGCTGGCGATAGCATTACACGTAGCGCTGATGCGCGTTTAAAAGCCGTTTTTTCGCAACCTGTTTCCGATGCTTCCAGTGATATGAATTCGTTAACATCGCTGGGTATCACGACCACACGGCAAGGTAATTTGGAAATCAATGACGACTTATTAAATCGTCAGTTGAATAACAATTTTGACAAGCTGGGTGAGTTTTTTGGTGGGCGAGATGGCTTTGCCAAACGAATTGAAGATGCCATTCAGAGTATGACGGGTGTCACTGGTGCAATTCGTACCCGAGAAAGAAGTTTATCTGAGCAGACGCGTCGTCTGCAGGAAGACCAAACCACACTGGATCGCCGTATGGGAGATTTGGAAAAACGCACTCAATCTAAATTTGAGGCGATGCAGGATGCGACCAGTAAAATGCATTCGCAACTCGCCGGCATGATGAACGCGTTAGGTCAGTGA
- a CDS encoding flagellar protein FliT, with protein sequence MSELLQQLCDLDHLIEQSLSVKDIQAEEIVSMVDKREQLLQNLLSYVADHPQFAATPEWRDAINHTQHLAGLMQSKTMAIGQELKKYRHGHKSVQQYKKFL encoded by the coding sequence ATGAGTGAATTACTGCAACAGTTATGTGACTTAGATCACCTTATAGAACAAAGTCTGTCAGTCAAGGACATTCAGGCTGAAGAAATTGTCAGTATGGTCGATAAGAGGGAACAGTTATTGCAGAATTTACTTTCCTACGTGGCTGACCATCCACAGTTTGCCGCTACGCCCGAATGGCGTGATGCAATAAACCATACACAACATCTTGCTGGACTCATGCAGTCAAAGACCATGGCAATAGGTCAAGAGCTTAAGAAATATCGCCATGGACATAAGTCAGTCCAGCAATACAAAAAGTTTTTATAA
- the fliS gene encoding flagellar export chaperone FliS: MRGSLQAYKKVSVDSQLSAASPHKVVQMLMAGAIERLIQGKAAMQAGNIPVKGERLGKALDIIISLRGCLSMEDGGDIAKNLDQLYEFMIGQITIANQQNNPQPLDDVIDIVREIKSAWDQIPAEFHNLTAQQVGI; encoded by the coding sequence ATGCGTGGTTCTTTACAGGCGTACAAAAAAGTATCAGTGGATAGCCAGCTAAGCGCGGCCTCACCGCATAAAGTCGTTCAAATGCTGATGGCAGGTGCCATCGAACGCCTTATCCAAGGCAAAGCAGCGATGCAAGCGGGAAACATTCCTGTGAAAGGGGAACGTTTAGGTAAAGCTCTGGATATCATCATTAGCTTGCGTGGTTGTTTGTCGATGGAAGATGGCGGTGATATTGCGAAAAACTTAGATCAACTCTACGAATTTATGATTGGTCAAATCACCATTGCGAACCAACAAAACAATCCACAACCGTTAGATGATGTGATCGACATTGTGCGTGAAATTAAATCCGCATGGGATCAAATTCCGGCTGAGTTCCATAATTTGACGGCTCAACAAGTCGGTATTTAA
- a CDS encoding sigma-54 dependent transcriptional regulator, with product MQGLAKLIVIEDDSAVRSYLNTILEFVGEQCEAITSSQIDQIDWSSVWAGCILGSQRSQVLPKALSDSLLRANHIPVIIANKQSYSLDEFPNYIGELEFPLNYAQLSEALRHCKEFLGRKGVQAHTPLRNNILFRSLVGQSHGIQNVRHLIEQVANTEANVLILGESGTGKEVVARNIHYHSSRKDGPFVPINCGAIPGDLLESELFGHEKGAFTGAITSRKGRFELAEGGTLFLDEIGDMPMAMQVKLLRVLQERCFERVGGNTTIKANVRIIAATHRNLEHMIADESFREDLFYRLNVFPIEMPPLRDRKDDIPLLLQELMARMEAEGAQPICFTPRAINSLVEHDWPGNVRELANLVERMVILYPNSLVDVNHLPTKYRYSDIPEFQPEFNNIAPVEEQERDVLANIFAEDFSMDDSQDFISGMDAMTQGLPPEGINLKEMLADLEVSMINQALDAQAGVVARAADMLGMRRTTLVEKMRKYNMQR from the coding sequence ATGCAAGGCTTAGCGAAACTTATTGTGATTGAAGACGACAGTGCAGTTCGTTCTTATCTCAATACTATTTTAGAATTTGTAGGAGAGCAGTGTGAGGCTATTACGTCTTCTCAGATCGATCAGATCGACTGGTCATCGGTTTGGGCTGGATGCATTCTAGGCTCGCAACGCAGTCAAGTGTTGCCTAAGGCTCTGTCTGATTCGTTGTTACGTGCTAACCACATTCCAGTGATTATCGCTAACAAGCAATCCTACTCACTAGACGAATTCCCTAACTACATTGGCGAGTTGGAGTTTCCTTTAAATTACGCTCAATTGAGTGAAGCGTTGCGTCATTGCAAAGAGTTTCTTGGCCGTAAAGGCGTTCAAGCTCATACCCCTTTAAGAAACAATATCTTATTTAGAAGCTTGGTTGGCCAAAGTCACGGAATTCAAAATGTTCGCCATTTAATTGAACAAGTGGCTAACACCGAAGCTAACGTATTGATTCTTGGTGAATCAGGTACGGGTAAAGAGGTGGTAGCGCGTAACATCCATTATCATTCCAGCCGTAAAGATGGTCCTTTCGTGCCGATTAACTGTGGTGCGATTCCTGGTGATTTGCTCGAAAGCGAACTGTTTGGTCATGAAAAAGGCGCATTTACCGGCGCTATTACGTCGCGTAAGGGACGTTTTGAGCTGGCTGAGGGCGGCACGCTGTTTCTTGATGAAATTGGCGATATGCCAATGGCGATGCAGGTCAAACTGCTGCGTGTCTTACAAGAGCGTTGCTTTGAACGTGTTGGTGGTAACACTACGATTAAAGCGAATGTGCGGATCATCGCCGCAACACATCGCAATTTGGAACACATGATTGCTGATGAGTCTTTCCGTGAAGACCTCTTCTACCGTTTGAATGTTTTTCCAATTGAGATGCCACCTTTGCGTGATCGCAAAGATGACATTCCTTTGTTACTTCAAGAGCTTATGGCTCGAATGGAAGCAGAAGGCGCTCAACCGATTTGTTTTACACCGCGCGCAATTAACTCGCTGGTGGAGCACGATTGGCCCGGTAACGTGCGTGAATTAGCCAACTTGGTTGAGCGTATGGTGATTTTGTATCCAAATAGCTTAGTGGATGTTAACCACCTGCCAACCAAATACCGTTACAGTGATATTCCTGAATTCCAACCAGAATTCAATAATATCGCTCCTGTTGAAGAGCAGGAACGGGATGTTTTGGCGAACATTTTTGCTGAAGACTTTTCAATGGATGATAGCCAAGATTTCATCTCTGGTATGGACGCAATGACTCAAGGTTTACCTCCAGAAGGTATTAATCTGAAAGAGATGTTAGCCGATTTAGAAGTCAGCATGATCAATCAAGCGTTAGATGCGCAAGCTGGTGTTGTCGCCAGAGCGGCGGATATGCTCGGTATGCGTCGTACTACGCTGGTGGAAAAGATGCGTAAGTACAATATGCAACGCTAA
- a CDS encoding sensor histidine kinase, translated as MDSAMEQHSHLDSLEDQVARYRQVLDVMPAGVILLDTQGIVREANPEAQRLLDVPLLGERWYTIIQLAFAPREDDGHEVSLRNGRKVRLAISASTTGQLILVTDMTETRLLQSRISDLQRLSSLGRMVASLAHQVRTPLSSAMLYAANLGAPNLPTATRERFQSKLVDRLHDLEKQVNDMLLFAKGGDNKVVKPFTVAELVSEFQPMVETALKTNHIDYAQEVEEEQTVLLGNANAIASALSNLVMNAVQIVGKGAQIDVFFRPVNGELKISVQDNGPGVPAELQDKIMEPFFTTRSQGTGLGLAVVQMVCRAHDGRLELISEPGEGACFTMCLPLERNVSPTTLETGES; from the coding sequence ATGGACAGTGCCATGGAGCAACATTCGCATTTAGACTCTCTTGAAGATCAAGTCGCACGTTATCGACAGGTTCTTGATGTGATGCCTGCCGGGGTAATTTTGCTTGATACACAAGGTATTGTTCGTGAAGCCAATCCTGAAGCGCAGCGGCTTCTCGATGTTCCTCTTCTAGGGGAGCGTTGGTATACCATTATTCAATTGGCCTTTGCACCTCGGGAAGATGATGGGCATGAAGTTTCGTTGCGTAATGGACGTAAAGTGCGCTTGGCGATTTCTGCTTCCACTACAGGTCAATTGATTTTAGTCACCGACATGACGGAAACCCGTCTACTCCAGTCGCGTATCAGTGATTTGCAACGCTTATCGTCTTTGGGACGCATGGTTGCTTCTCTTGCTCACCAAGTTAGAACTCCGCTATCGAGTGCTATGCTTTATGCAGCGAATCTTGGTGCACCGAATTTACCTACGGCGACTCGTGAACGCTTTCAATCGAAATTGGTCGATCGTCTCCATGATTTGGAAAAGCAAGTCAACGACATGCTGCTGTTTGCCAAAGGTGGCGACAACAAAGTCGTGAAGCCGTTTACTGTGGCTGAATTGGTCAGTGAATTTCAACCTATGGTCGAAACCGCCTTAAAAACCAATCATATTGATTACGCCCAAGAGGTCGAAGAAGAGCAGACCGTACTTTTGGGTAATGCGAATGCCATCGCTTCCGCGCTCAGTAACTTAGTGATGAATGCGGTGCAAATTGTGGGTAAAGGAGCACAAATTGATGTGTTCTTCCGCCCGGTTAATGGCGAATTAAAAATCTCTGTACAAGATAATGGTCCGGGCGTTCCAGCGGAGCTTCAGGATAAGATCATGGAGCCTTTCTTTACGACGCGTTCGCAAGGAACTGGATTAGGACTCGCGGTTGTACAGATGGTCTGTCGTGCACATGATGGTCGTTTAGAGCTCATCTCTGAGCCTGGCGAGGGCGCGTGTTTTACCATGTGCTTACCGCTTGAGCGGAACGTTAGCCCAACCACTTTAGAAACTGGAGAATCATAA
- a CDS encoding sigma-54-dependent transcriptional regulator: MAQSKVLIVEDDEGLREALVDTLALAGYEWLEADCAEDALVKLKSDSVDIVVSDVQMAGMGGLALLRNIKQHWPNLPVLLMTAYANIEDAVSAMKEGAIDYMAKPFAPEVLLNMVSRYAPVKSDDDGDAVVADEKSLKLLALADKVAKTDANVMVLGPSGSGKEVMSRYIHNASLRKDGPFVAINCAAIPDNMLEATLFGYEKGAFTGAVQACPGKFEQAQGGTILLDEISEMDLNLQAKLLRVLQEREVERLGSRKSVKLDVRVLATSNRDLKQYVKEGHFREDLYYRLNVFPIAWPALCERKGDIAPLAQHLVERHCKKLGLPVPSLSPSAVNKLLCYSWPGNVRELDNVIQRALILSEQKAIDEEHILLEGLDWQDAASLQQVLDHSVAPSVKPVADPELSRAFSGETLSAGSTGLGDELRDQEFAIIMDTLVECQGRRKEMAEKLGISPRTLRYKLAKMRDAGIDIPN; this comes from the coding sequence ATGGCTCAAAGTAAAGTCTTGATCGTTGAAGATGATGAGGGTCTACGCGAGGCGTTAGTCGATACATTGGCATTAGCAGGTTATGAATGGCTAGAAGCCGATTGTGCTGAAGATGCTTTAGTCAAACTTAAAAGTGACTCAGTGGACATCGTTGTCTCTGATGTGCAAATGGCAGGCATGGGCGGCCTCGCTTTGTTACGTAATATCAAACAGCATTGGCCTAATTTGCCAGTGCTTCTGATGACGGCCTACGCCAATATTGAAGATGCGGTATCGGCAATGAAAGAGGGCGCTATTGACTACATGGCGAAACCTTTCGCCCCAGAAGTTCTCCTTAACATGGTCAGTCGCTATGCCCCAGTCAAATCCGACGATGATGGTGATGCCGTGGTTGCAGATGAGAAAAGTCTGAAGTTACTTGCTCTGGCCGATAAAGTGGCTAAAACCGATGCCAACGTAATGGTGCTTGGTCCAAGTGGCTCAGGTAAAGAAGTGATGTCGCGCTACATTCATAATGCCTCTTTGCGTAAAGATGGTCCTTTTGTGGCGATCAACTGTGCGGCGATTCCAGACAACATGCTGGAAGCGACCCTGTTTGGTTATGAGAAAGGTGCGTTTACTGGCGCGGTGCAAGCTTGCCCTGGTAAATTTGAACAAGCGCAGGGCGGAACCATTTTGCTAGATGAAATCAGTGAAATGGATTTGAACCTGCAGGCTAAACTGCTGCGTGTTCTTCAAGAGCGAGAAGTGGAACGTTTGGGGAGCCGCAAGAGCGTCAAACTCGATGTACGCGTGCTTGCCACTAGTAACCGTGATTTAAAACAGTATGTGAAAGAAGGGCATTTTCGCGAAGACTTGTACTACCGCCTGAATGTATTTCCTATTGCGTGGCCAGCTTTGTGTGAACGTAAAGGTGATATTGCGCCTTTAGCGCAGCATTTGGTGGAGCGTCACTGCAAAAAATTGGGCTTGCCTGTGCCTTCGCTTTCGCCAAGTGCGGTGAATAAACTGCTGTGTTATTCATGGCCGGGTAACGTTCGTGAGCTGGATAACGTGATTCAACGTGCGCTGATTTTGAGTGAACAAAAAGCGATCGACGAAGAGCATATTTTGTTAGAAGGATTGGATTGGCAAGATGCCGCGAGCCTACAACAAGTACTCGATCATTCGGTTGCTCCGAGTGTCAAACCCGTGGCGGACCCTGAATTGTCACGAGCTTTTTCGGGCGAAACGCTCTCTGCTGGTTCTACAGGGCTAGGTGATGAGCTGCGCGATCAAGAGTTTGCCATCATTATGGACACCTTAGTTGAGTGCCAAGGTCGCCGCAAAGAGATGGCTGAGAAGTTAGGAATTAGCCCAAGAACGTTGCGCTACAAGCTTGCGAAAATGCGTGATGCGGGGATTGATATTCCTAATTGA
- the fliE gene encoding flagellar hook-basal body complex protein FliE, which produces MRLDGLQSEMQTMKLEATNSRPLATGQKVGADFGDMLSKAINSVNGLQQSSSDMQTRFDRGDENVSLADVMIARNKASVAFEATIQVRNKLVDAYKELMNMPV; this is translated from the coding sequence ATGAGATTAGATGGTTTACAAAGTGAAATGCAGACAATGAAGCTGGAAGCGACCAACTCTCGTCCATTGGCGACTGGACAAAAAGTTGGCGCTGATTTTGGTGACATGTTGTCCAAAGCGATTAATAGCGTTAATGGCTTACAACAGTCTTCCAGCGATATGCAAACGCGCTTTGACCGCGGCGATGAAAATGTCTCGCTCGCTGATGTGATGATTGCGCGTAACAAAGCCAGTGTGGCATTCGAAGCGACAATTCAAGTACGTAACAAATTGGTTGATGCGTACAAAGAATTGATGAACATGCCAGTCTAA
- the fliF gene encoding flagellar basal-body MS-ring/collar protein FliF, which translates to MADDNHSTDLAVSSGGEHAMMPSSSNSSMALDTQNPDVEEKRSNKMDFAMGDLDLLRQIVLVLSISICVALIVMLFFWVREPEMRPLGVYDTEELIPVLDYLDQQKQDYKLDGNTILVPNSDYNSLKLNMVRAGVNKGSDAAGDDILLKDMGFGVSQRLEQERLKLSRERQLANAIEEMRQVSKARVLLALPKQSVFVRQNEPASASVFLTLRAGASLKQEEVDSIVDMVASAVPGMQPTRVTVTDQNGRLLNSGSQDPVSTARRKEQDLERKQEQEVRQKIDSVLIPILGIGNYTAQVDIDMDFSAVEQTTKSFDPQKPATRSEYTLEDYNNGNVVAGVPGALSNQPPADASIPQDVAQMKDGSGTGQGSVHKEATRNFELDTTISHERKQSGVIARQTVAVAVKNRQTVNAETGEVTYTPLSDAELNAIRQVLIGTVGYNQNRGDLLNVLSMQFAKPEVAETPDVPIWENPNFSDWIRWLASALVIIVVVMVLVRPALKKLLNPAAVEEDSMYGPDGLPIGADGETSLIGSDIDGGELFEFGSGIDLPNLHKDEDVLKAVRALVANEPELAAQVVKNWMQNA; encoded by the coding sequence GTGGCTGATGATAATCATAGCACCGACCTTGCCGTAAGCAGCGGTGGTGAACATGCAATGATGCCGAGTTCGAGCAACTCTTCAATGGCTCTGGATACTCAAAATCCAGACGTGGAAGAAAAACGCTCGAACAAGATGGATTTTGCGATGGGTGACCTGGACCTGTTACGTCAAATCGTACTGGTTCTGTCTATCTCCATCTGTGTGGCGCTGATTGTGATGCTGTTCTTTTGGGTTCGTGAACCTGAAATGCGTCCTTTAGGTGTTTATGACACAGAAGAGCTGATCCCAGTGCTGGATTATCTTGATCAGCAAAAACAAGATTACAAACTCGATGGCAATACCATTTTGGTGCCTAACTCTGACTACAACAGCTTAAAACTGAACATGGTTCGTGCTGGAGTCAACAAAGGTTCGGATGCTGCGGGTGATGATATCTTATTAAAAGATATGGGTTTTGGTGTATCGCAACGTCTTGAACAAGAGCGTTTAAAACTCAGTCGTGAACGCCAACTTGCCAACGCCATTGAAGAGATGCGCCAAGTGAGCAAAGCACGTGTGTTGTTGGCACTGCCAAAACAGAGCGTGTTTGTCCGTCAAAATGAACCCGCTTCGGCTTCCGTGTTCTTGACCCTAAGAGCGGGCGCTAGCCTTAAGCAAGAAGAAGTGGATTCTATCGTAGATATGGTCGCCAGCGCCGTTCCCGGTATGCAGCCGACTCGTGTCACTGTCACTGACCAAAACGGTCGTCTGCTCAACTCTGGCTCTCAAGATCCTGTATCGACAGCGCGTCGTAAAGAACAAGATTTGGAACGCAAACAAGAGCAAGAAGTTCGCCAAAAAATCGACTCGGTATTGATCCCTATTTTGGGCATTGGTAACTACACCGCTCAAGTGGATATCGATATGGACTTTAGTGCGGTTGAACAAACCACCAAAAGTTTTGATCCACAAAAACCGGCAACCCGCAGTGAATACACTCTTGAAGATTACAACAACGGTAATGTGGTGGCCGGAGTACCAGGTGCATTGAGTAACCAACCGCCTGCTGATGCTTCGATTCCTCAAGATGTAGCACAGATGAAAGATGGCTCGGGAACGGGTCAAGGTTCTGTGCATAAAGAAGCGACGCGCAACTTTGAATTAGATACTACCATCAGCCATGAACGTAAGCAGAGCGGTGTCATTGCTCGTCAAACGGTCGCTGTGGCAGTGAAAAACCGTCAAACCGTGAATGCGGAAACGGGCGAAGTGACCTACACCCCTCTTAGCGATGCGGAATTGAATGCAATTCGTCAGGTGCTGATCGGTACGGTAGGCTACAATCAAAATCGTGGTGACTTGCTCAACGTATTGAGTATGCAATTTGCTAAACCAGAAGTGGCTGAAACTCCAGATGTACCAATTTGGGAAAATCCAAACTTCAGCGACTGGATTCGTTGGCTAGCAAGTGCATTAGTTATCATTGTCGTGGTCATGGTATTGGTGCGTCCAGCATTGAAGAAACTGCTCAACCCTGCTGCGGTTGAAGAAGATTCAATGTATGGCCCAGATGGTTTGCCTATCGGTGCTGATGGGGAAACTAGCCTAATCGGTAGCGACATTGATGGCGGTGAGCTGTTCGAGTTTGGCTCCGGGATTGATTTGCCGAACTTGCACAAGGATGAGGACGTGCTCAAAGCAGTACGTGCCTTGGTGGCTAACGAGCCTGAACTTGCGGCTCAAGTGGTGAAGAACTGGATGCAAAATGCCTGA
- the fliG gene encoding flagellar motor switch protein FliG has translation MPEQNNKNGGEVAETTVDIADIPGEERAAILLLSLNEEDAAGIIRHLEPKQVQRVGSAMARAKDLSQEKVGLVHRAFLEDIQKYTNIGMGSEDFMRNALVAALGADKANNLVDQILLGTGSKGLDSLKWMDPRQVASIIVNEHPQIQTIVLSYLEPDQSAEILAQFAERDRLDLMMRIANLEEVQPSALAELNEIMEKQFAGQAGAQAAKIGGLKAAADIMNYLDNNIEGLLMDQMREQDEDLATQIQDLMFVFENLVEVDDQGIQKLLRDVPQDVLQRALKGADDALREKIFKNMSKRAAELMKDDLEAMAPIKVSDVEASQKEILAIARKMADQGEIMLSGGADEFL, from the coding sequence ATGCCTGAACAAAATAACAAAAATGGTGGAGAAGTGGCAGAAACAACCGTTGATATTGCGGATATCCCTGGTGAAGAGCGTGCGGCCATTCTGCTATTAAGTTTGAATGAAGAAGATGCAGCGGGCATTATCCGCCATCTTGAGCCAAAGCAAGTACAGCGTGTCGGTAGTGCGATGGCTCGTGCTAAAGATTTAAGCCAAGAAAAGGTAGGACTAGTGCACCGTGCCTTTTTGGAAGACATACAAAAATACACCAACATTGGTATGGGGAGTGAAGACTTCATGCGTAATGCGTTGGTGGCCGCACTGGGTGCAGATAAAGCTAACAACTTGGTTGACCAAATTCTGCTTGGTACCGGTTCTAAAGGTCTCGATTCGTTGAAATGGATGGACCCTCGTCAAGTAGCGAGCATTATAGTCAACGAACACCCACAGATTCAGACCATTGTATTGTCGTACTTAGAGCCTGACCAATCGGCCGAAATTTTGGCCCAGTTTGCTGAACGTGACCGTCTCGATTTGATGATGCGTATTGCCAACCTTGAAGAAGTTCAACCATCTGCTCTAGCAGAACTGAACGAAATCATGGAGAAACAGTTTGCGGGTCAAGCGGGTGCTCAAGCGGCGAAAATTGGTGGCTTGAAAGCCGCTGCCGATATCATGAACTATCTGGATAACAACATTGAAGGATTACTCATGGATCAAATGCGTGAGCAAGACGAAGATTTGGCAACCCAGATTCAGGATCTGATGTTCGTGTTCGAAAACTTGGTGGAAGTCGACGATCAGGGCATTCAAAAATTGCTGCGTGACGTTCCTCAAGACGTATTGCAACGTGCCCTTAAAGGTGCCGATGATGCTCTACGTGAGAAGATCTTCAAGAACATGTCGAAACGTGCTGCTGAATTGATGAAAGATGACTTGGAAGCAATGGCTCCAATCAAAGTTTCGGATGTGGAAGCATCACAGAAAGAGATTTTGGCAATTGCGCGCAAGATGGCCGACCAGGGCGAAATTATGTTGTCTGGCGGCGCAGACGAATTCTTGTAA